AGGTCGTTCCAAGCGCGGTCAGCCACGATGGATGCGTGAACTGGCCGAGGCGTGCTTGCTGTGTCATTACTCCACACTGGAACGCTCGCACAATAGAACTGTCGTTGTTATCGCTGCTACTCAGCCCAACGCGAACGTGTGGCTGTGAGAGAGTAAGATCAGATAGCGTAGAGAAGAGCAAAGCAGGAAAGGAAAAGGGAAGGATACTATGAGGTGGCTGTGTCGAACGGAGTGTATGAACCGTCGTCGTGTTGGGACGAGTCTCTACGCTGGATTTCTGTTCACAGTTCTCGGTCTCGTTGCGTGGGCAAGCGGGCAGCCGTTTATTTTTCCGAGTCTCGGGCCGTCTGCGTTCATTCTCTCGTTTCAACGCCGAGTTGAGCGAACTCGGCGGACGATCGTTGGAAGCCACGTCATCGGTGGCTGTGCTGGTCTCCTCGCGTACTCCTTACTCGCCACTGATGCTACGATTGTTGCGACATCTCCTGCATTCTCTGCAGACGGCCTCCGTCTCGCTGCAAGCGGTGTCGTATCGATTGTACTGACGAGCTGGGGAATGATTGCTACCCACACAAACCACGCACCGGCGTGTGCGACGACGCTCATCGTCTCTCTTGGATTGCTTTCGACGCCGGTTCAGGTCGCAATCATTGTGATAAGCGTCATCGTCCTTGTTGAAGTCCACTCTGTCGTGCTGTCTCTGTTCAAATGGACGGTCGGTGACAGCCACCCTGTGTACCGCGACTCGTGAGCACTACGTACTGATAGATTGAGTCACGAAACTCGATTGGATCTTGACGAACATTCACAGCTATCCACATCAAACCCTCATCAAGTACTCTCGTGTGTCAGCGCACGATATCTTCGATGCGGCGGGGTTCGCCCTCAAGCGTCGGACTCTCCTCGATGATTTTCAGCACTTCGTGATCTGTAATTGATGGATACGATTTTTCGATCGCGTTCTCAATGAGCTGTCGTTCGAGGCGGAATTCAGTTCCCTCGTAGACGACATCGACACCTTGTTCGTCGAATGATAAGGCAGTCATGCTCGGTCTTATTCACGGCGAAACAAAAACTTCGTCGCTCGTCAGCCGTGCGTCAGACGGTCCCAAGAGATTATAGCCCCGTCGTGGTAACGCTAGTCCGTGTCGATTCGCGGTGATACGCTTGACCGGCTCGTCATTCCAGATGAAACGACGGTCGAAGAACACGATCTCGTGACCGATGGAGACATCATCATCGGTGGGCAGAGTACGGTCGAGTTCGGGGTGCGCGGACGCAGCGTTATCGCCGGTGAGCGCACCGTATTCGGTGGTTCTATCGAGTCGACAGATGACTGTCGGCTCGATATGTGGTGTGATGTTCACGGAAACGTTCTCGTGGGTGCAGACGCCTACATCGGAGAGCGGGCGCGCATCGGGGGCCAACTCGTTGTTTCCGGTGACCTCGATATCGGCGATGAAGTAGACATCGAAAAAGGCTTCGAGGCGAGTGGTTGGATCATTATCCGGAATCCGATGCCAACCATCGTCTTCCTGTTCCTGTATCTCTCGCATTTGTTGCGGCTCGGTGAGGAGGAAGCGGCTGCAGAGGTTGCAAACGAGTTCTTGGGCGAACAAGATGACGCACTCGTTATTCCTCGTGGCTCACACGTGAGCGACGATATGTGGCGCGTCTCGACCCCGGGTGTTATCGGCAACGGCTGTCGGTTACACGGGAATATCAGAGCGGCATCGCTCACTGTCGGTGAGGACAACGACGTGTTCGGGAGCCTCAGAACGAAACGCTGTATCACGATCGGGAAAGGGACCCGTATTCACGGCGACGTAACCACACGGCACGGCACGGTCACCGTCGCCGAAGGCGCGGAGGTGCTCGGCGATATCTCCTGTGGTGATCTCGATCTGCACGATAGAGCGACCATTGACGGCGCGATCCGTGCGAGCGGCGAGATGTCGATTACGAACGATTCCATCCACGAAACCATGTAATGGAGGTGTGGAATCGAAAGGCACTCTCCGACGCCGACCCTGTACGGTGTATGGTTTCACTCTCCCTCTCGCTTGCCCTTGCCGGAAAGCCCAATGCCGGGAAGTCCACGTTCTTTCGTGCGGCGACGCTCGCAGATGTCGAAACCGGTAACTACCCATTCACAACGATCGATCCGAATAGAGGTGTGAGTCACGTCCGCACGGAATGTCCTTGTCTTGCACGTGAAGAGCGCTGTGACAGCGACAACTGCCACGACGGCATTCGCTTTGTTCCAGTCGAACTGCTCGATGTAGCGGGACTCGTCCCCGGTGCGCACGAGGGTCGAGGTCTCGGTAATCAGTTCCTCGACGCTCTCTCGAACGCCGATTGTGTCATCAACGTTGTCGACGCCAGTGGTGCGACGAATGCCGAGGGTGAACCGGTCCCAACTGATTCGTACGACCCCGTTCAGGACGTGGATTTCATCCAACAGGAGATGGACCTCTGGCTCGCGGGAATCGTTGATCGAAACTGGGAAACCGTCGAACGTCAGTCCCGATCGCCCAACTTCGACCTCGAAGACGCGCTGACAGAGCTACTGACCGGCTTCGGCGCGAGCGAGCCGAAAGTCGCATCAACGCTTCGTGCGGTCGACTATTCTGACGATCCACTCTCGTGGGACAGCGACGATCGTGAACGACTGGCGCGTGAGCTACGCGCCCGCACAAAGCCCATCATCGTCGCTGCCAACAAAGCAGACACCGCCTCAACAGAGAACATCGAACGACTCCGCGAGACAGGAAGCCGCGTGACTCCGACCACAGCAGAGGGTGAGTTTGCTCTCCAACAGGCCATGAACGCGGGCGTCATCGAGTACGATTCTGGCGATCCAGATTTCACCGTCGTCGGTGATCTTACGGACGAACAAGAACGCGGATTGGAACGGATTCGTACCGTGATGAGCGACTGGGGTGGAACCGGCGTTCAGGAAACGTTGAACACGGCCGTCTACGATCTTCTCGATCATATCACCGCTTATCCTGTTCAAAACGAGACGAAGTGGACCGACGGGCAGGGAGTTGTTCTTCCTGATGCCTTCCTCCTCCCGCGTGGGTCGACCCCGAAGGATCTCGCATACGCCGTCCACTCCGATATTGGGGACGGCTACCTCCACGCGGTCGATGCACGTTCTGGACGACGCGTAAGCGATGAGTACGAACTTGAAGAAGGAGACGTGATCAAGATCGTTAGCACGGCTACGTGACATCCTCACGCCCCTTGTATCCCGACACATAGTTCGTGGTGTGCTCGGTCGGCACAGCGTGAACCATGATTCGAGAGCTGATTAGTATGAGAGAAATGGAAAGACTCATCTTCTAATTATTCTGTTATATAACTGATTAAAAATATATGAAAAATACACGCGCTCTTGTTGAGCGTGTTTCTGTCAAAATCCGTCGACGATTCGGTGTTTGGTCAGCATTCGTCGAATTCTGCGCTGCAACTACTTTTGGTTATCATGAATAACTGTGCTATATCGTATCCTTAGAACAGAATGTAGCTCCGGTTCACGTGGAGACTAACATATGATGATTATTTTATATATTTGTGGGATTGATGTCATATTATGAACGTTCAAGTTATATATTATTGCCACAATTACGCCACTCTCCAACGAATACAGACGGACTGTGAAATGGTTTCTTCGAACAACCACTATCTGTTGTTCGAATACATATCAGATGTTGCAGACGAACCTGGGGGCACAAGACTCATGCCTATGTAGAATACAATTTAGTGTGGGCGTCGGTCACACAGCGACTATGTGACGTGACGGTTTCATCCAAACCCCCGGCGTCCGAACCGGTATAGTCCAAACGTCACTGTCGCGCTCCATAGCCAATCAGCCCCCTTCTGGCCTATGGTATTTTTTCCGAACCCGACAGTAGTGTGTCGATAGTACTGTTAGACGAATGTCCATCGTGCCGTGTACTGTGCGTTGTCTGTCAGTTGATTGCGCCCGTTTCGCGCAGTTGTTCGAGTATTCGCTGATCGTAGCCGACCGATCGGAGGACATCATCTGTGTGCTCGCCGTGTGCTGGAATCGATTCGTCTGGTTCGGGTGTATCGATCACGGCTGGAAATCCAATCCGTGGTGCCTGATCCACATCACGTCGTATTATTCCTCGTTCGTTGAACTGCGCCGCCTCGACTGCCTCTTTTGGTGTGTAAACGCCGTCGACGGTTGCGCCGTCGCCAACGTTTTCCCATTCTTCGCGCGTTCGCTCTCTGAATATCGATTCGAGTTCTTCTCTGAGCGCCTGCATCGTTGCCGGATCGGTGTTCATGTGCTCTGAGACGAGATCCTCGCGTTCTACGGTCTCACAGAAAGCTTGCCAGAACTTTGGTTCGAGCGCGGCGAGTGTGACATACGCCCCGTCAGCAGTTTCGTACGTATCGTACCACGGAAAGTCGCCTGTAAGCGGCGTTGCGCCGGGTCGTGGGTTTTTACCGGCAAGCGCTTGGGGTGCGATTACTTGTGAGAACGACAGGGCAACATCCGTCATTGCCACATCGATGTACTCACCGTCACTATTACCGAGTTCCCGCGAACAAAGCGCACCAACGATAGCGAACGCCGCGAACAATCCTCCAGCCATATCCGCTACTGGGTAGCCGGGGACCTGCGGTTTCGAAGACTCGTCCTCGCGGGTCATATCAAGCAGTCCTGCCCGTCCGACGTAGTTAAGATCGTGTCCTGCGCGTTCGGCGAGCGGACCGCTTTGACCGTATCCCGACAGCGAACAGTAGACGATTGACGACTTGTGTTCACGGACGCTGTCGTAATCGATCCCAAGCCGTTCGGCGACACCTGGCCGGAAGCCTTCGAACACCACATCCGCATCGTCAAGCAGGCGATAGAACGCGTCCCGTCCGCCGTCCGTTTTGAGATCGAGCGCAACGCTTCGCTTGCCTCGGTTGACGCCGTCGAACACCGCTCCGACACCACTGTCGGTCACGGGCGGCATATAGCGCGCGTAATCACCGCTGTCGGTGTCCTCTATTTTGATCACGTCTGCGCCCGCATCGGCGAGTAGCTGTGTCGCATACGGTCCCGGAAGGAGGCGTGTGAGATCTAACACACGAACGCCGTCGAGTCGCATACTCCGACGTCGCTACCAGCGACTGTAAAGCCACGCGATCAACATCATTCTCATTCACAAAATCCGTTGTCATTCTGTCACCTCTCTCTCGGACGCTAAAACGACTGCCGTCTCGAGCTATCCGCCGATCTCTGATTCAATTCATGATGGCCAGAAAGCATTTATAAAACATGGTTATTGTTGCTCTCGTAATGCAACAGTCCTCGATGGAACTCAGTCGTCGATCGTTCCTCACGAACACCGCTGTCGGTTTGGCTGGCCTTGGGGCGCTCGGTCACGGATCGGTCCGCACAGCCGCTGCCTCGAATCAGTCGACCCCTGTGCAGGGTGAATGGCCACAGTACAGGGCAGGCCCGGCTCACTCAGCCCGGCTCACCGATGACACTGGACCCACAGGAGACATCGAACAGGCGTGGTCAACGAGTCACGATCGCATTCATGATGGAGTAGCGGTCATCGACCAGACGGTCTACGTTGGTGGGAAAGAGCTGATTGCGGTGAACGCACAGAACGGTCAGACTCGTTGGTCATTCGAGCCAGCACCCCCGGAAATCGAGGATCCCGGAGAACCACTGATCCCCGATGTCGATTCGCCAGCCGTACTGGATGGAACGGTCTATGCGAGCGTTGGGTTTGGTCCCTACGACGGAGGGACGTACGACGCCGCGCTCATCGCGGTCGATGCGAACACCGGGAAGCGCCGCTGGCGGTTCGATACCGATGACGCATCTTCATTACGAATGGCTCCGGTCACGGTCACAGACGATACCATCGTGACGAGTATTCCCCGAGGGTACAATGACAGGACTGTAACCGCATTCACCACTGATGGGGAGATTCGCTGGCAGACACCGATCGACGATATGTTTTCAGGCGCTCTCCCTGTCACCGATGGACGAGTGTACGTTCCCAGCGCGGCAGGCGTTCAGGCGCTCGATCTAGAGACCGGTGAGACCGTCTGGACAGCACTCCCAAGGGTCAAATTCGATCCCGCAGCCACTCCGATCGTTTCTGACGGAACACTGTTCGTAGCTGAAGAGGGCGAACCGGGCGTAACGCTCATCGCGCTTGATGCGGCAACCGGTGCGGAGTACTGGCGCACCGCTTATGCGCCGGACACGTACCCCAACCTGAGGATCGGATCGGCGGACGAGAAACAGGTGTACATTCACGTGAACGGGATCGACGCCGACGTCATCGCGCTTGATCGAACAGATGGGGGTGAGCGCTGGCGAGCACACGTCGAGCAGCGGGACGTACCAACAGATGGCTTCGCACGGGTTGGTGAGCTTCTCTACGCCGGTGCGTCTGCTATCGATCCCACTGACGGTACGATCGTCTGGGAGCGACAGCTACCCGTTACGGGCTATGGGTGGCGTCTGAGTGCTGTCACCGGCGGACAGGCCTATCTCAGTGGTGCGGAACTCGTCGTCTTCTCCGGTACTGGACACCCGTAGTGTGCCCTTCCTGATCGAGTATGGCTGTAGCGTAGCGATCAAAACAAATCCAGCCCGAGCAGTTCCTGCTGAATTGCATCACCGGCCCTGATGTGACAGTCTGCTTGCGGGTACGAACTGCACAGCAGTGCGTAGCCGTCTTCTCGCTGATCAGATTCAAGCGCCATCCCGTCGCTCTGGTCGATTTCTCCGTCGAGTAGCTCGGCAACACAGCTAGTGCAGTTTCCGTTTCGACAGGAAAACGGAAGATCGAGTCCCGCCTCGTGGCCCGCATCAAGAATGTACTCGTTCTCGTCGACTGATACTGTCGTCGTGTCACCGTCGAACTCGATGGTGACGTCGTATTCCGTGCTCACGATTGTTCTCAGATTAGAGCTTTTGTCTGAGTTTGTACAGTTCGAGCGCCTCAAGACGTGGATCACCAGTGCTCCCGGTATCGTCTTGGAGGCTCGCACCACTCACCATTTCGTTGAATGAGGTGCTCACACCTTCTTCTTCGAACGTCGAGTCCATGATATACGCGACGTTCTCGCGTACCTCTTCGGGAGATTCACCGAGTTCCTCGGCAGCCGTTTCGATCGCCTGATCGACCTCCTCGTCAGTCGCAGTGAACTCCGCTCCGCGGGCAAGTTCACGTAGTTCTCGATCGAGTGCCATCTCAGTTTCCTCCGTCGGTTGCAACAGGACGCTTTCGCTGGTAGTGCTGTTCTCGTTCGTCGATTCGTTTCTGTAAGTCCCACTCTTCGATTTCTACGTAGCGGTCACGGACGACGCTGATGACTTGCATGTAGTCAACATCGAGTCCGAGCGTTTCGTTGTACATCCCGTCGATGAGGTTGCCACCGCGTAATAGGACCTCGTTGAAATCGAGACCGAGCGGGTCATCCAGTGCGTCAGTAAACATATAGCCAAAGTCAGCCATGTACGGCACATCCGCATACAGCGTGTCGACGATGCCCTTCTCGACGCCCTGAAACTGTGGTTTCCCAGCTCGCTCCTTCGCAATGAGTTCTTTGAGGAGTTCGACGCCGTGGGTGATGTGACGACCTTCATCGGTGCTGATGAATTTGAAGGCGTAGTTCAACAGCGGGAGATTCGCTCGTTGGGGGAATCGGCTGATCGCGCTTGCCCCGACGCGCGCAAGAATCCCCTCGACGTTCAGGTGGTAGTTCGCTGCCGCCTTGGCGATATCGACGGGATCGAGCGTGCTCGCGGCCTTCGCTGTCAATAGTCCTTGATGCTCGAACACCTCACCCAGACCGGTCGCCTGCACCACCGGAATGCGTGTTCCGCGCCGTGGATCGAGGTCGTTGTAGTTGTCTCGGTCGTCCATCACCTCCTGCATGTAGATGTCGAGAAACTGCGTGTGCTTGTGCTCGGTGAGCGTGAGCATTGTCATGTACATCTCCTTTTCCGTGTTCGAGTCCAGACACGGTGCGCCCATAATGCGCTGGAGATTCGTCGCAGCGTCCCCGGCAACTTCTCGCTCGCCGTCGAGAAAACCCGAGAGGAGATATCGTATCTGATCCCGTTCGTCCTGTGAAAGCGATTTCCACGACTCCCGATCTTGTTCGAATCCGATCTCATCGAACAGCTTCTCGACGTTCCACGTCCCGAGTTCAACTCCCTTCTGGAACAGCTGATACCACTTGCTCCCGGTATCTACCCGCTGTCCTGTGAAATCTGATTGGAGAACCTGTGACATACGGGATATCATCACGCACAGATCCGCATTAGGGTTCGGCCACGCATGCGTGGTAATTTAAAGTCCGTGAGATAGCACTTTCGAGGAAATTAAAAAAGAAAGTTTGTCTCTATCCGTCCAGCAGTGT
The nucleotide sequence above comes from Halocatena marina. Encoded proteins:
- a CDS encoding polymer-forming cytoskeletal protein; its protein translation is MSIRGDTLDRLVIPDETTVEEHDLVTDGDIIIGGQSTVEFGVRGRSVIAGERTVFGGSIESTDDCRLDMWCDVHGNVLVGADAYIGERARIGGQLVVSGDLDIGDEVDIEKGFEASGWIIIRNPMPTIVFLFLYLSHLLRLGEEEAAAEVANEFLGEQDDALVIPRGSHVSDDMWRVSTPGVIGNGCRLHGNIRAASLTVGEDNDVFGSLRTKRCITIGKGTRIHGDVTTRHGTVTVAEGAEVLGDISCGDLDLHDRATIDGAIRASGEMSITNDSIHETM
- a CDS encoding DUF5800 family protein, with protein sequence MTALSFDEQGVDVVYEGTEFRLERQLIENAIEKSYPSITDHEVLKIIEESPTLEGEPRRIEDIVR
- a CDS encoding redox-regulated ATPase YchF, whose translation is MVSLSLSLALAGKPNAGKSTFFRAATLADVETGNYPFTTIDPNRGVSHVRTECPCLAREERCDSDNCHDGIRFVPVELLDVAGLVPGAHEGRGLGNQFLDALSNADCVINVVDASGATNAEGEPVPTDSYDPVQDVDFIQQEMDLWLAGIVDRNWETVERQSRSPNFDLEDALTELLTGFGASEPKVASTLRAVDYSDDPLSWDSDDRERLARELRARTKPIIVAANKADTASTENIERLRETGSRVTPTTAEGEFALQQAMNAGVIEYDSGDPDFTVVGDLTDEQERGLERIRTVMSDWGGTGVQETLNTAVYDLLDHITAYPVQNETKWTDGQGVVLPDAFLLPRGSTPKDLAYAVHSDIGDGYLHAVDARSGRRVSDEYELEEGDVIKIVSTAT
- a CDS encoding 2Fe-2S iron-sulfur cluster-binding protein yields the protein MSTEYDVTIEFDGDTTTVSVDENEYILDAGHEAGLDLPFSCRNGNCTSCVAELLDGEIDQSDGMALESDQREDGYALLCSSYPQADCHIRAGDAIQQELLGLDLF
- a CDS encoding PQQ-binding-like beta-propeller repeat protein — protein: MQQSSMELSRRSFLTNTAVGLAGLGALGHGSVRTAAASNQSTPVQGEWPQYRAGPAHSARLTDDTGPTGDIEQAWSTSHDRIHDGVAVIDQTVYVGGKELIAVNAQNGQTRWSFEPAPPEIEDPGEPLIPDVDSPAVLDGTVYASVGFGPYDGGTYDAALIAVDANTGKRRWRFDTDDASSLRMAPVTVTDDTIVTSIPRGYNDRTVTAFTTDGEIRWQTPIDDMFSGALPVTDGRVYVPSAAGVQALDLETGETVWTALPRVKFDPAATPIVSDGTLFVAEEGEPGVTLIALDAATGAEYWRTAYAPDTYPNLRIGSADEKQVYIHVNGIDADVIALDRTDGGERWRAHVEQRDVPTDGFARVGELLYAGASAIDPTDGTIVWERQLPVTGYGWRLSAVTGGQAYLSGAELVVFSGTGHP
- a CDS encoding ribonucleotide-diphosphate reductase subunit beta, translating into MSQVLQSDFTGQRVDTGSKWYQLFQKGVELGTWNVEKLFDEIGFEQDRESWKSLSQDERDQIRYLLSGFLDGEREVAGDAATNLQRIMGAPCLDSNTEKEMYMTMLTLTEHKHTQFLDIYMQEVMDDRDNYNDLDPRRGTRIPVVQATGLGEVFEHQGLLTAKAASTLDPVDIAKAAANYHLNVEGILARVGASAISRFPQRANLPLLNYAFKFISTDEGRHITHGVELLKELIAKERAGKPQFQGVEKGIVDTLYADVPYMADFGYMFTDALDDPLGLDFNEVLLRGGNLIDGMYNETLGLDVDYMQVISVVRDRYVEIEEWDLQKRIDEREQHYQRKRPVATDGGN
- a CDS encoding CaiB/BaiF CoA-transferase family protein — protein: MRLDGVRVLDLTRLLPGPYATQLLADAGADVIKIEDTDSGDYARYMPPVTDSGVGAVFDGVNRGKRSVALDLKTDGGRDAFYRLLDDADVVFEGFRPGVAERLGIDYDSVREHKSSIVYCSLSGYGQSGPLAERAGHDLNYVGRAGLLDMTREDESSKPQVPGYPVADMAGGLFAAFAIVGALCSRELGNSDGEYIDVAMTDVALSFSQVIAPQALAGKNPRPGATPLTGDFPWYDTYETADGAYVTLAALEPKFWQAFCETVEREDLVSEHMNTDPATMQALREELESIFRERTREEWENVGDGATVDGVYTPKEAVEAAQFNERGIIRRDVDQAPRIGFPAVIDTPEPDESIPAHGEHTDDVLRSVGYDQRILEQLRETGAIN
- a CDS encoding HPP family protein, with product MNRRRVGTSLYAGFLFTVLGLVAWASGQPFIFPSLGPSAFILSFQRRVERTRRTIVGSHVIGGCAGLLAYSLLATDATIVATSPAFSADGLRLAASGVVSIVLTSWGMIATHTNHAPACATTLIVSLGLLSTPVQVAIIVISVIVLVEVHSVVLSLFKWTVGDSHPVYRDS